Sequence from the Bacillota bacterium genome:
TCATTCCGAGCAAGCGTTGTTTAACAGGAACACTAACATAAAGCTATAGAAAAAATGATGTAGAAACGGTAACACCGGGGTAAAAGAATAGCGCAGCGAGGAATCTGACAGGTTGTACCTTTTCTTTCTCTGGCAGTAGGGTAAGGGGTGCTTGAGGAGGGGATTCTTCAGGAACTGAAGCTCTCTTTTGAGGGTATGCGAAAATATAAAACCCAGGAAATAGCTTCTACCCTGAGTAAGTGGTATTGATGTGGGCTTCCTCGGCCGCCTACGTTTTCTTTTTCTTTTTTTATATGTTGGCTTGGCGACTTGGCCGTTCATGGGCCATAGCAAAAGAACGGTTCAGGGAGTTAGTGTGGTCAACCAGGGGATTCTTCGGTCGCCCCAAAAGCAGGGCTCCCTCAGAATGACAGGCAATACACTGTCACATCACGTCGGCAGTCCCGTTTCGCTTCCTCGCCTTCACCGGCTATGGTAACCACTCACTCTATGTCGCTGACGCCAACATATCCGTACGGAAAAAAACAGAAGCCTAGGAACCAGTGTATAGCGATGGTAGGCTGTGTACGAGAAGGGGATTCTTCGGCCGCCTGCGGCTCCCTCCCCTCCCTTGTCATTCCGAGCAAGCATTGTTTAACAGGAACACTAACATGAAGCTACAGAGATAAATATGATATAGAAATGGTAACACCAGAGTGAAAAAATAGCGCAGCGCGGAATCTCGGGTAATAACAGGCGTTACTGATGCCTTTTTCCTTTAAACAACCAAGAATCTCAACCGGCCAACCCGGTATCATGAATCAGGCATTCTTTCAGTGCATCCCTCCAGCAAGGAATACTTTTGACGCCCATCATGTAGGGCAGGATGGCACTTCTGATCACATTGTTCGGAGGGAGGGATTGCCGTTTTCCAGTCGTCTCATGAAGAAGCCCTGTATCCAGTCCACCTGCCTCCAGCACGGCAGCGGCAAACTGGTAGCGTGATGCATAACCGGTACTGCCGACATGATATGTTCCATAGTTGTCGGTCCCAATCAGAAAATTTACAATTTCAGAAACATGGATGGACCAGGTCGGATTGGTAAACCTCCCCGGGCTCACATAGATCTGTTCGCCCCGGGCTGCCATTCTCCATATCGGGGTTAAAATATTTTCCCGGGCAGATTCGTTGTGGCCAAAAAGAGGGGGAACCCTCAGTATGTAATACTCTTCCAGATTGTTCCTTATGTAATGTTCCCCCCAATATTTGGTCCAACCGTATGCACAGTTTGGTTTGGGAAAGTCAAATTCGTAATACCCTTCCCTTTTGGTGCCGCTGAAGACCAGATCGGTACTTATGTACACCAATCTTGCACCGTTCCGTGCTGCAGCCATTGCAACATTACGCGTCCCAAGCGCATTCACCTTGAAGGCCTCCCGTGGGTTCTCCTCACAAAACTTCTCATCCCTGTATCCGGCAAGGTGGATAATTACCTGCGGCTTCATATCCCCGATAATTTCCGCCACCTTCTCCTGCGAAGTGACCGGAAAATCGAATCGCCCCCCCAACCCCCGGCAGTTGTTGTTGGCAGAAAGCACCTTCATCATCTCGGATCCCAGAAAACCACTACTCCCCGTTACCAGAACTTCCAACTTCCGCCCTCCTTCCTCACCTGACAAAAAAACATTGTTTGATCCCTGGAGGGAAATTAAACATATGTTGTTCATTCTGTTTTGATGCCGCCCAATCCTTCAGGCAGGCCATTCCTTTTGCTGGTCGGCCTGCCTTTCTATTCCTTCAAACACTGTCCGGGACATTTCATGATATCTTTTTTGTATGGATGAAAGCATCCGTGAACCCTGCATGGCGTGCCCTATCGAGGCACCGCTGTGCATTTTCAAGGTAAGCGTAAGCACCGACCTGGACCGTGTAAAGCTGACCATCCCCCGCAGACTTGCTTTCCACCGCGCCGCCACCATTCACGTTTCGGGGCTGCTGCGGTCCGGCTGTATCTGCTTTCTTTCCTTCAGTTATCGTGGCTATTCCCGTCAGATATTCACGGATACCTGCCACCACCCCGCCGGCCAGGGCTTCGACAAAGGGCGGCTCCCTCCACAGACGCGCCTCCCTTTCGCAATCGATGAACAAAGACTCGATCAACACCGCCGATGTCCTGTTGTGCCTTAACACATAGAAAGCCGAATGTTTCCGCCCCCGATCACGAATTTCCCATCTTGAAAGAACAGCCATCACATTCTCGTGGAGAGCATCGCGCAGCTTGACTGAAGGATCCCTGGCCCCCAGCCCCTGGTAGATGTATGACTCGAATCCATGGCCCCCGCCGGCATTGACATGCAACGAAACAAAAAGGTCGGCCTCGGCACGGCTGCAGATCGACACCCTGTCTTTCAAGGAAACGAAGATGTCACTTTCCCTGGTCAGCAAAACCTTGGCTCCCTCCAATTTCTCGGCCACTCTCAGCGCCAGTTTCAAATTAAGGTCCTTCTCTCTCAGCCCGTTGGCCACCGCGCCGGGGTCGCGTCCCCCATGCCCGGGATCCAGTACTACTGTAGGTTTCATTTTCTTCCTCCTGTCTACTTGTATTTGATGCCCGGCAACACCCTGCCAGTATCATTTGTTGTCTGCGCGGAACATTGCCGCGCGCTCACAATTGCGAACGTATCGCCTCGGATAAAGATCTGATACTTTCGGTCAACGTTTCCAGTTTCCCTTCCAACCGCACGAGCAGATAGATACTTATGGCTACGGGAAAACCTACATTGCCGATCAATACCAGTACGTCCTCCATTCATTTTCTCCCCTTTCCTCTTTGTTTCTGTCTGAAAACAACAACGATGATTGGCCTCCCATCTTTTTTGAAGCCCGGGGAAAGTGCCCCGTTGGAAGCCTCTGAATCGGCAACCCGGTAACACTTTCCCCCGGGCAATGGCATGATTAGAACTCGACAAGCGTTTCAACTTGACGGTCCACTATCTGCGCCCTTACCTTGCTGATAATATCGCCCCCGGTGGTATTGAAAATATTGGCATCCAACACCTCATCCATGGCCGCCGAAACCTCGGCAGCTTCCAGATCTGTCTGGGGGTCAGCAACAGACAGAGTCGTGTTCCGACCCTGGGCATTGCGAAAAACCATCTGCAGCGTTCTGCTCAACCTGCACACCTCCTTCCTCCCTCGGGGAAATTCTACGGTCTTCCTCCACAGAGGAAAAACCTGCTACTACTCCTCGAACAACTTGCTCTCATCAACACGAATCACCTTGTCCAGGTCATGTATCTGCAGAGCAGAGAAGTTCTGCGCAACGTTGTAAATATCTTCGTTGTCAGCATCGGTCTTGACATTCGAGTAGGTGCGGGTTCTCAAGATAGGTTTTCCGCCATCGTCATACCCGTGGATCAAAACCATCTGCAGGCGAGTTGATGCCAATTCGGTATTAACCGCCATTTCTTCACCTCCTTTCAGGGGTCATAAGGTGCACCTTCATCCATGGACACCCACATCTTAGCCCCGCCCACCGATGACAGCAAAAGACCGCTCCCTGCGATCCAGGTGGCCACTGGCCAACGGCTATCTTGCAAGCAAGCAAGAGCCATCATTTTTTGCTGTAGAAAAACTGAAAGTCGGCATTCCATTGAAGGTAAATACCAATGTTTCGCGGAATGCTTCTCGCCGCAATTTATCGTAAAAAAATAGCCGGGAATCGGAGATCCCGGCATTTCATGAGGATTTTTTATTTGGAGGTTTTTACAAGAAAATGCCCGTTTCTAGATGGCAAAATTGTGGCGCCCGATCTTTTTGATCACCTTGCGGGTAAAGATCCATTCTGATGTCGCCCGATGCGGATTGTAGTAGTAAAGAGCCCCGCCGGTAGGATCGACACCTTTCACAGCCTCTTCCACTGCCCGGTAAGAAGTCTCGTCCGGTTCCAGCCAGAACTGCCCGTCTTTCACCGCTGTGAAAGCTTTCGGTTGAAAGATTATCCCCACTATATCATCGGGGAAATCTTTGCTCTTCAAGCGGTTAAGAACCACAGCTGCTATGGCTACCTGACCATCGAAGCTCTCTCCGCGGGCCTCGCTGTAAACTGTTCGGGCCAACAGAACGCGTTCTTCTTGATCCAGTATGTAAACTGCATTTCCCAATTCGATTTCCTCCCGAGTTTCCTCCGGAGGAACCGTTTTGCCGATAGCGCTCTCTCCCTCCAATAGCACCCCTACATCTTCCCCCATCTTCAAGTCGACCGGAGATGCATACAGATAAATAAGGGGTAAAAAGGGGGCAATGGAAAGCGTCATCAGAGCAATCATTTTATGCAGAAACCCATGCAAAAAAAAACGCTTTTTACAGCTCACCGAATCTTCCTGCATTGTTTCTTCTACTCCCTTTTTTTATTTCTCCGGTCATGGAGATTATTTTAACCACTTTTTTTTTATTTATAAATTTATTATTGGTATATTTTGGTTAATTTTGGCCCTGGCAGGCAGTATCGGCGGCCCTGTTTCCACCGTATTTCCATTTCTGGTTTTTTTATCAGTCATTCAGGGCTGTGGGGATCTGGGGTACGGAAAAAGACAAAAGCAGGAACCAGTTTATGGCAATGGCAAGGTGTGTACGAGGAGGGGATTCTTCGGTCGCGGCAAACTACAGCCGCTCTCTCAGAATGACAGGTTGTACCTTTTCTTTCTCTGGCAGTAGGGTAAGGGGTGCTTGAGTAGGGGATTCTTCGGTCGCCCCAAAAGCAGGGCTCCCTCAGAATGGCAGTACTGGAAAAACAGTCGTGCGGAATGACACAATAGCGGGAAAGGAGTGCGGCGACCTCCCCCCCTGTCATTCCGAGCAAGCGGTCTTTAACAAAAACACCAACATGAAGCTATGGAGAATAATGATGTAGAAACGGTAACACCGGAGTGAAAGAATAGCGCCGCGAGGAATCTGACAGGTTGTACACCCCCCTTCCTCGGTAGTCAGGTAAGTGGTCTATACGTGGGGGTTCTTCGGTCGCCTGCGGTCCCCTGAGGAATGACAGTATAATTGAGGGCGGTTTTTTATTTCTTTTTCTTTCTGAACAGGGAAAGCCCGCCGAACCCGCTGATAATGGCGATATAAAATCCAAAATCATACCACCAACCGGTATTGATCGCTTCATAGACCCTGATATCCCGATTGAACAAAGAGATAATCAAGGAAACAGGGGCGATCCAACCATGCCAGACCCCCCAAAAAAATCCCGCCGGTTTCATAACACTGCTGCTCCCATCCCCGGGTATGCAGCCCCCGCATACCAGGAAAATCAGGATCAATGCGGCAACGAACGAAAACACGCCTATTTTCCTGCCCATCCTCTTTTCCCTCCCTGTTCCGCTTATGTCCCTAGTATAAAATTATTGATCGTCATGGTCAACCTGGTCGGTCAAGGAAGGTTGGAAGTCAGGCTACCCATGTTCAAACCGGAAACGCCGCGGCCCCTGCCAAAAAGCAGAACAATCAGTAGACAGGGTTCGGGATATTGAGTATAATTCGCTTTGAAATAGATTTGAATCCCATAAATTCAAATCCGCCATCAATCAGGGAGATATTCAGCAAATGGTTCCCCGGAATAAACCTGGAAAACGAAAAGTGGCTGGTAAGTTATGAAAATTGGCGCCAGAACAATCAAAACGGGCCTGGCAGTTGCCCTTACCTTTTTTCTGACAAACCTTCTGGAGTCCAAACTCGGTACCCCGCAATATGATATATCGGGGATAGCGGCCATTACTGCCGTGATCGGCATGCAGCCCTCCATCAGAGGCACCCTTGATACTTTCAAAAACAGGATCATCGCCACCATCATCGGTACCCTGATGGCTTTTCTGATCGGCCTGTCCCTGGGTATGAATCCCCTGTGGATCGGCCTGGGCAGTATCATCATCGTTCTGGTCTGCTTGAAACTGGGGCTGCATGGTAGTATCCGTTTCGCCCTGGTTACATTATGTGCCATCGGCGCTTATGATGATTTTCTGGTCGAAGGTGCACTCTATCGGGTTCTGGGCATGTTTATTGGTATCATCATCTCCACTGCTCTGAATATCTTTATCATGCCCCCGGATTACACCGATAGCTTGAAAGACAAAATCGGTATTTTGAGTGAGAAATTCGGAAAGTTGTACCGCACCGCTATCGAGGACCTGTTGCACGAGGAAAAAACAGAAAAAGAAATGATCAAAAGAAAGAGGCAGATCATCAGGGATGAACTGGATGAAACCCGGGAATTGTACAACCTTCTCAACGAGGATATTTCCTCCAGGGACAAGCCCGCCCTGCAAGGGTTCAAACGATCCATAAACGCCATCCAATCAAACCTGGATCGGCTGATGGCCATACACAGAAGTATCGTCTTCATGCCGGACAGTGAGGCTTACCTGGGGATCAGGAAGGAATTGTACGAATACCTGGATGACCTGTTAACACTGCATCGCAAAATATATGACCGGATCATATCAGGCGGGGAATTCTGTTATCCGGAAAATAATGATTTCACTGCCTCTTCTGAAAACTTGAGAAAAAATATCGTCTGGTTGATAAAAGAAACCGATGATGAAGCAGTTTTTGAATTTTACAATATTTTTTTTGAAGGCATGCGCATCCATGAAAAGTTGAATCAGCTGCTGGAAGAATTCGATCTGCCGGGAGAAACCGTACGGGCATCATGATCAATCAGGTATGATCAAAAAGTTGGGAGGAATTCACCCGGGTCTTCCCGTTTATTGCATTTGTAGAAACCCATGCACTTGATGCTTGAAATCAACAAGCCTTCTTCTCTCTCCCACACGAAAAACTCCCGTAGCCACGAATATTACTACGATCCTTTTATTCTGCATGGCAAACCCCGTTTATTGATTTGCCATCCATCAATTCGTAAATAGCAACACAAAGTTAAAAACAATTTGATATCATGCAAACTTGAATATTTAAAGATAGATAATGGCAAGATTATATTGGAGGTGATCATCTTGGCACTACAATTAACTGCCAAAGAAAAAATGTTACTGGAAGATCAGAAAGCACATGAAGAACTGTGTATCCAGAAATACCAGAATTACTCAATGCAGGCCAGTGATCCGGAGTTGAGACAGCTCTTTGCCTCTCTGGAGCAGAAGGAACAGGAACATCTCAATTCCATCAACCAGATACTGGCCGGTCAGATCCCCGATCTCCAGCAGAGCCAATCGCCCGGACAACAGATGCCACCCGCCCAGCAGGAGGCAATGCAGGGAGCGATGTCCAGTCAGAAAGACAGTGCCCTGTGCACAGATATGCTGTCCACGGAAAAATATGTTTCCGGAACCTACGACACCACGATCTTTGAATGTACCGACACCAATGTTCGCCAGGTATTGAACCATATCCAGAAAGAAGAACAGGAGCATGGAGAACAGATCTACAACTACATGCACAGTAGAGGGATGTACAATCCCCGGTGAGAATATTTTCCCGGATCCGGTCTTGAAGAAGTTTCCGGGCAGGAACAGCAACACTATTTCCCATCACGAAATGCTCTCATCCACACTATTTCGGGTGAGAGCATTTTTATCCCCAACGGCAAGACAACCCGAGGCTGCCGAAACAGGTGAAACCACCGCACTGCGGCCGCCACCAGGTCCAGGCATTTGTTCAGTTCAGCATCTTTTTTATTCTCCTGAAAACAAAAGAAAACCCTCTTCTTGTAAACGTGAACGGCCAGACAAGCATACGATTCCATTTCATCTTCCGTTTCCGGTCTTTGATCATGGCTGAAACTTCATGCCGATCTTCCAGAAGATAAAATGATCTGGCTTTCCTCAATCTTGTTTCAATATTGTTTTGCGTCCTGAGATCCGGAAATTGATAATCATGATCGTTGAAATTCTGTTCATCATAGGGCCACATCCACCCGCTATTCTTGCAAAAATTCAAGCCAGTATAAAACTTTGTCTTATGCCTGCAGTCAACAGTCTGCCCCTCCATGATCCTTCTCACGGGCAACCGTTCCATTTCGATAACACCATCCCCGGACGCATCACTTATCAGTTGGTCGCCTCTCTCCGTGCGTGTGATCACCACCGAGTAGCCTCGCCAGAGGTCATCCCCGGTTATCCCCCAGGGGTCGCCCACCACCAGATCGCTGCATATATTCATCTGGTCATAGCAGAGGATACAACGGTAGGATTCATAAATCATTTTCAAGTCATGGCGTCTCTGCTTGTTCAGTTTGTACACCCCGCGGTCTGTATATACACCGACATTGCCGGGCCAATTCCCCACTGTTTTATCTCTAAAA
This genomic interval carries:
- a CDS encoding spore coat protein; this encodes MALQLTAKEKMLLEDQKAHEELCIQKYQNYSMQASDPELRQLFASLEQKEQEHLNSINQILAGQIPDLQQSQSPGQQMPPAQQEAMQGAMSSQKDSALCTDMLSTEKYVSGTYDTTIFECTDTNVRQVLNHIQKEEQEHGEQIYNYMHSRGMYNPR
- a CDS encoding YvrJ family protein translates to MEDVLVLIGNVGFPVAISIYLLVRLEGKLETLTESIRSLSEAIRSQL
- a CDS encoding DUF1659 domain-containing protein, giving the protein MAVNTELASTRLQMVLIHGYDDGGKPILRTRTYSNVKTDADNEDIYNVAQNFSALQIHDLDKVIRVDESKLFEE
- a CDS encoding DUF2922 domain-containing protein, producing the protein MVFRNAQGRNTTLSVADPQTDLEAAEVSAAMDEVLDANIFNTTGGDIISKVRAQIVDRQVETLVEF
- a CDS encoding N-acetylmuramoyl-L-alanine amidase, with product MKPTVVLDPGHGGRDPGAVANGLREKDLNLKLALRVAEKLEGAKVLLTRESDIFVSLKDRVSICSRAEADLFVSLHVNAGGGHGFESYIYQGLGARDPSVKLRDALHENVMAVLSRWEIRDRGRKHSAFYVLRHNRTSAVLIESLFIDCEREARLWREPPFVEALAGGVVAGIREYLTGIATITEGKKADTAGPQQPRNVNGGGAVESKSAGDGQLYTVQVGAYAYLENAQRCLDRARHAGFTDAFIHTKKIS
- a CDS encoding NAD(P)-dependent oxidoreductase encodes the protein MEVLVTGSSGFLGSEMMKVLSANNNCRGLGGRFDFPVTSQEKVAEIIGDMKPQVIIHLAGYRDEKFCEENPREAFKVNALGTRNVAMAAARNGARLVYISTDLVFSGTKREGYYEFDFPKPNCAYGWTKYWGEHYIRNNLEEYYILRVPPLFGHNESARENILTPIWRMAARGEQIYVSPGRFTNPTWSIHVSEIVNFLIGTDNYGTYHVGSTGYASRYQFAAAVLEAGGLDTGLLHETTGKRQSLPPNNVIRSAILPYMMGVKSIPCWRDALKECLIHDTGLAG